The following is a genomic window from Anaerolineales bacterium.
AGAAGGCGCTGGGCCGGGCGGTGAAGCCCGATGAAGGCAAGTTCGCGGCGATGGCGGCGGCCTTGGCCGGCCGCGGCGTGCTGCTGTATGTGCCCAAGGGCGTGCAAGTGCAAGAGCCGCTGCATTCCGTGCTGTGGGGCCCGGGCACTGACCTGGCTTACCTCTCGCACCTGCTGGTGTGGGTGGAGGACGGCGCCTCGGTGACCTATGTGCACGAGGCGGCTTCGCCGGCGGAGAACGGCCAGACCATGCACTCCGGCATTGTGGAGTTGTATGTGGGCAACGGGGCCGAACTGCGCTTTGTGGAACTGCAATCCTGGGGCGAACACGTGTGGAACTTCAGCCACGAGCGGGCCGTGCTGCAAAAGGACGCCCGCCTGGACTGGATCTTTGGGGCGCTGGGCAGCAAGCTGACTAAGAACTTCTCCGAGATGAACCTGGAGGGTGAGGGCGGCTCGGCGCGCATGTCGGGCTTCTATTTCACCGATGGCGAACAGCACCTGGACCATGACACCCAGCAGAACCACCTGGCGGCGCACACCACCAGCGACCTGCTCTTCAAGGGCGCGCTGGAGGAGCAGAGCCGCTCGGTGTGGCAGGGCATGATCTATGTCGCCCCCGGCGCGCAGCAGACGGACGGCTACCAGGCCAACCGCAATCTGGTGCTGAGCCAGACGGCGCGGGCCGACTCGATCCCCGGCCTGGAGATCCTGGCCGATGACGTGCGCTGCACCCACGGCGCTACCGTGGGCAAGATCAGCGACGAAGAGCTGTTCTATCTGCTTAGCCGCGGCATTGCGCGGGAAGAAGCGCGCCGCTTGATCGTGGAAGGCTTCTTTGATCCGATCATGCAGCGCATCCCGTTCGAGGGCGTGCGTGATCGCTTCCAGCAAGCTATTGTGGACAAGCTTAAATAAGAGTATAGTTTTTAGGTATTTTTCCTAATTGGAGGCAAATTTGGTAGACCTGCGTTTTACCTCCGCTCCCGACCGTGATGATCTGTATCAGGTCGGTGACCGGGTTGAAGTGTATTGTGACCACGAAAACGAGAAGAAAGAACGCGTGCGTGGTTGGATGGAAGGTGTCGTGGTCCAGGTGGACCCCAAGATCGTGGCCGTGCAGTTTACTGAGCCGGTGTATCTGACCGACGGCTGGATGGTGCCGGACCATGTTCTGTGGTGCCCGCCCAACTCCTCCCAGATCCGGGCTGCCCGCAAGGGCAAGCGCCGCCCGCGGAGCTAAACATGACGATCTCGCCCCAGGCCGGCGCACTCGACGTAGATAAGATACGGGCAGACTTCCCCATCCTGCAGATGGAAGCCAGCCCTGGTGTAAAGCTGGCCTATCTGGATTCGGGGGCCAGCAGCCAGAAGCCCCTGGCGGTGATCGAGGCGATGAACACCTACTATCGCAGCCAGAACGCCAACATTCACCGTGCGGTGTACACCCTGGGGGAGGTGGCCACAGAAGCGTATGAGGCCGCCCGCGCCAAGGTGGCGAAATTCATCAACGCCTCCAAGCCGCGTGAGATCATCTTCACGCGCAATGCCACCGAGTCGGTGAACCTGGTGGCGCAGACCTGGGGCCGCGCCAACCTGAAGGAAGGCGACCTGGTGGTGCTGACCGAGATGGAGCACCACGCCAACCTGGTGCCGTGGCAGATGCTGGCGGCCGAAAAAGGCATTCGCCTGGAATTCATCCCGGTGACCGAAGAAGGTATTCTGGACCTGGCGGCCCTGCCGGCGCTGCTGGAGCAAAAGCCCAAGCTGGTCAGCTTCACGGCCATGTCGAATGTGCTAGGCACCATCACGCCAGCGGCCGAGATCGTGCGCTTGGCGCACAAAGCCGGCGCGCTGGCGATGATCGACGGCGCGCAGTCTGTGCCGCACCTGCCCACGGACGTGCAGGCGCTGGACGTCGATTTCCTGGCTTTCTCGAGCCATAAGATGCTGGGGCCGACGGGGTTGGGCGTGTTGTACGGCAAACTCGACCTGCTGAATGCCATGCCGCCGTTCATGGGCGGCGGCGACATGATCAAACGTGTCGAGCTGCGCAGCTTCACCACCAATGAAGTCCCGCAGAAATTTGAGGCCGGCACCCCGGCGATCGCCGAGGTGGTGGGCCTGGGTGCGGCGGTGGACTATTTGATGGCGGTGGGCATGGACGTCGTGGCGGCTTATGACCACGAGTTGACCGCCTACGCCCTGGAACGGCTGGAAGAGGTGCAAGGACTGAAAGTCTTCGGCCCGGGCATCGAGCACAAGAGCTCCAACGCCTCGTTCACCTTTGAGGGCGCGCACCCGCACGACGTGGCGGAGATCCTCAACCGCCACGGCGTGGCGACGCGCGCTGGCCACCACTGCGCCATGCCGCTGCACAACAAATTTGGCATCCCCTCGACCACAAGAGCCAGTTTTTATTTGTACAATACCAAGGAAGAGATTGACCAACTGATCGAGGCGTTGTACAAAGTGAAGGAAATTTTTGGATAATGGACGACCTGTACCGCGAAGTAATTATTGACCGCTACCAGAACCCGCGCTTCCGCGGCGAGCTGGACCCGCACGACTATTCCTATCAGGACGACAACCCGGTGTGTGGCGACCATGTGCGCATCGACCTGCGCGTGGACGAGAACGACACGATCACCGAGGCCAAGTTCAGCGGCGAGGGCTGCTCCATCTCGCAGGCTTCGGCCGACTTGCTGGTGGAGAAGGTCACCGGTATGAAGCTGGATGATGTGCGCCAGCTGGGCAAGGCGGACGTGTTGGAGTTGCTGGGCATCGACCTGGGCCCAGTGCGCCTGAAGTGCGCGCTGCTTTCACTGAAAGTGTTGAAGGGCGGCGTGTACGGTCTGGACGATGTGATGACCTTGGACGAACTGGCCGCTTCTTAGCGATAGCGGCTGGCCTAGAAATCGTCCATGCCTGAGTTCACCTATACTCATTTAGGGCCCAAAGAAGTGGATTTCGTGGCTGTAGGGGCAGCCGATGAGTTGGCCAACGGTCAACGGCTTTTCGTCGAGATCGACGATTATTCCATTTTAGTTTTCAATATTGCTGGGGAATTCTTCGCCATCGGCGACATCTGCTCGCACGACAACGGCCCCCTGGGCGACGGCGAGCTGGAGGGCAATGAGGTCATCTGCCCGCGGCACGGGGCGCGCTTCGATGTGCGCAACGGCGAGGTCAAGGCTTTGCCGGCCGTGGTGGACATCCCCGCCTACCCGGTGCGCGTGGTGGATGGGCAGATCGAGGTGGGGGTGCCGGTTTAGCGGCTAGCTGCTAGTAGATAGCTTTAGCAGTCAGATGGTAAGGGCGCACGACCGTGCGCCCTTATGTTTTTGCTCGGGAAGACTAATCCACCAGCGCCCAGCCGCGTTGCTGGGCGATGGGTTTGAGGTGTTCGTCCGGGTAGAAAGCGACCGGGCGGCCGACCAGCTCCAGCAGCTGAAGGTCAGTGCGGCTGTCGGCGTAGGCCGTGCTGGCGGCGTAGTCGATGTCGTGGCCGGCGGCTTGCATGGCGGCTTTGGCCAGCACGGCTTTCTGCTCGTCAATGCATACCGGGCCGGCCAGGCCTCCAGTGTAGCGCCCGTTGCGCAGGACAGGCTGTGTGCCCACGGCCATGTCGGCGCCCACATGGCGGGCGATGGCCGCTTGCAGCGGGGTCAGCCCGGCCGAGACCAGCACGACCAGGTCCCCAGCGGCCTTATGGTCCTTGACCAGCTGCAGCGCGTCGGCGCGCCAGAATGGCGTTAAATATTGGTTGGTCACCCAATCCCAGACAGGCTGGGCTTCTTCCAGTGTGTACCCGCGGATGAACCAAGCCAGGTGGGCGGCCCAGGCTGTGCGGAAGCGGCTTTGGCTGATCAGGCCGGCTTTGTGCAGCAGGTAGTGCGGGGCGTGATAGTACCAGAACCAACGCTGCAGAAAGCGGCGCTGGGTATGTTGCTTGAAGTATTCCAAAATGCCCTTCCACACACGTTCGGTGGTCAGGGTGCCATCTACATCAAAGAAAGCTGCTTTGCGTGCCATGTTAGTGTCTCCAGCGGCAAGAGTATCACGACTATCCCTATCGAGCAAATATAATTTGATCCCGGCGAATGACTGCTTCAATCGCATCTACGGCATCTTCGCCTGCGTTAAACCAGTGGATCTGCGGGTCCGTGGGGCGAAACCAGGCCGCCTGGCGGCGCACGAAGAGGCGCGTGCGGCGTTTGATGTCGGCGATGGCCTCCTCCAAGCTGAGTTCCCCCTGGAGATGCTGAGCCAGCTGCGCATAGCCAATCGCCGATAGGCTGGGCAGGCTGGGGCTGTACCCCTTGTCCAGCAGGGCTTGCACTTCAGCCAGCCAGCCGGCGGCCAGCATGTCCTCTATGCGCTGGTCAATGCGGGCATACAACTCCGGCCGGGGGCGCGTCAAGCCGATCTGCAGCAGGCGGTAGGGCGGACTGCCCTGTCCGCGTTGGGCGGAGAAGCGCCGCCCGCTGGCCAGGGTCACCTCCAGGGCGCGCAGGGTGCGGCGCTGGTTGCGGGCGTCTATATGGGCGGCGGCTGCGGGATCCAGGCGGGCCAGGCGGGCGTGCAGGCCGGCCGGCCCCAGCTCTGCCGCCCAGGCCTCCAGCGCGGCGCGCAGGGCGGGCTGGGGCGGCAGGGCCGGCGGGGTCCAGCCTTCGACGATGGCGCGCAAGTATTGGCCTGTGCCGCCGACCAGCAGCGGCAGCTTGCCGCGGCTGGTCACGGCGGCGATGGCTTCGGCCGCGGCGGTCTGGAAGCGGGCCAGGCTCCAGATTTCATCAGGGTCGGCCACGTTGATGAGATGGTGCGGCACCCGCCGCAGCTCGGCGGGGCTGGGTTTGGCGGTGCCAATATCCATGCCGCGGTAGAGCAGCCGCGAATCGGCGGAAATGATTTCGGCATCCAGCCGCCCGGCGAGCTGCAGTGCGATCTCGGTTTTGCCCACGGCGGTGGGTCCCACCAAGGCGACGAGGGCGATGCGCTTATCCTTGGACGGCATTTTCAAAGTGCTGGATTTGTGGCGCGCCACCGGGCTGGCGCAGGATGGAGACGACATCAATGCGCCAGTCGCCGGCCAGCTCAGGGTGGGCTTGCAAATACTCTTCGGCGCTGTGGATGAGATGCTGCTGTTTGGCGGGAGTGATGGCTTCTTCCGGCAGGCCGAAGCGGGCCGAGGTGCGCGTCTTGACTTCAATGAAAACCAGCGTACCCTGGTGGCGGGCCAGCAGGTCAATTTCGCCGTAGGCGCCGTGCAGGTTGCGGCCCAGGATCTGATAGCCGCGCTGGGCCAGATAGTCTGCGGCTTGTTGTTCGC
Proteins encoded in this region:
- the sufD gene encoding Fe-S cluster assembly protein SufD yields the protein MTDSPKRVVKRSTSAGQSTSRDFAFTAEMIPNGVAEAAFLHEYRQNAWEHFQKLGVPQTTEEAWRRTDLRGLKAGSFSLPAGKAAAQLPQPPERLLKPLVGEGHGGQIVMGPGETQVTLSEAIAKQGVVFTDIATAAKQHPELLQKALGRAVKPDEGKFAAMAAALAGRGVLLYVPKGVQVQEPLHSVLWGPGTDLAYLSHLLVWVEDGASVTYVHEAASPAENGQTMHSGIVELYVGNGAELRFVELQSWGEHVWNFSHERAVLQKDARLDWIFGALGSKLTKNFSEMNLEGEGGSARMSGFYFTDGEQHLDHDTQQNHLAAHTTSDLLFKGALEEQSRSVWQGMIYVAPGAQQTDGYQANRNLVLSQTARADSIPGLEILADDVRCTHGATVGKISDEELFYLLSRGIAREEARRLIVEGFFDPIMQRIPFEGVRDRFQQAIVDKLK
- a CDS encoding cysteine desulfurase, which encodes MTISPQAGALDVDKIRADFPILQMEASPGVKLAYLDSGASSQKPLAVIEAMNTYYRSQNANIHRAVYTLGEVATEAYEAARAKVAKFINASKPREIIFTRNATESVNLVAQTWGRANLKEGDLVVLTEMEHHANLVPWQMLAAEKGIRLEFIPVTEEGILDLAALPALLEQKPKLVSFTAMSNVLGTITPAAEIVRLAHKAGALAMIDGAQSVPHLPTDVQALDVDFLAFSSHKMLGPTGLGVLYGKLDLLNAMPPFMGGGDMIKRVELRSFTTNEVPQKFEAGTPAIAEVVGLGAAVDYLMAVGMDVVAAYDHELTAYALERLEEVQGLKVFGPGIEHKSSNASFTFEGAHPHDVAEILNRHGVATRAGHHCAMPLHNKFGIPSTTRASFYLYNTKEEIDQLIEALYKVKEIFG
- a CDS encoding SUF system NifU family Fe-S cluster assembly protein; its protein translation is MDDLYREVIIDRYQNPRFRGELDPHDYSYQDDNPVCGDHVRIDLRVDENDTITEAKFSGEGCSISQASADLLVEKVTGMKLDDVRQLGKADVLELLGIDLGPVRLKCALLSLKVLKGGVYGLDDVMTLDELAAS
- a CDS encoding non-heme iron oxygenase ferredoxin subunit yields the protein MPEFTYTHLGPKEVDFVAVGAADELANGQRLFVEIDDYSILVFNIAGEFFAIGDICSHDNGPLGDGELEGNEVICPRHGARFDVRNGEVKALPAVVDIPAYPVRVVDGQIEVGVPV
- a CDS encoding HAD-IB family hydrolase, whose product is MARKAAFFDVDGTLTTERVWKGILEYFKQHTQRRFLQRWFWYYHAPHYLLHKAGLISQSRFRTAWAAHLAWFIRGYTLEEAQPVWDWVTNQYLTPFWRADALQLVKDHKAAGDLVVLVSAGLTPLQAAIARHVGADMAVGTQPVLRNGRYTGGLAGPVCIDEQKAVLAKAAMQAAGHDIDYAASTAYADSRTDLQLLELVGRPVAFYPDEHLKPIAQQRGWALVD
- the miaA gene encoding tRNA (adenosine(37)-N6)-dimethylallyltransferase MiaA — protein: MPSKDKRIALVALVGPTAVGKTEIALQLAGRLDAEIISADSRLLYRGMDIGTAKPSPAELRRVPHHLINVADPDEIWSLARFQTAAAEAIAAVTSRGKLPLLVGGTGQYLRAIVEGWTPPALPPQPALRAALEAWAAELGPAGLHARLARLDPAAAAHIDARNQRRTLRALEVTLASGRRFSAQRGQGSPPYRLLQIGLTRPRPELYARIDQRIEDMLAAGWLAEVQALLDKGYSPSLPSLSAIGYAQLAQHLQGELSLEEAIADIKRRTRLFVRRQAAWFRPTDPQIHWFNAGEDAVDAIEAVIRRDQIIFAR
- a CDS encoding YraN family protein, coding for MSRQKQALGRWGEQQAADYLAQRGYQILGRNLHGAYGEIDLLARHQGTLVFIEVKTRTSARFGLPEEAITPAKQQHLIHSAEEYLQAHPELAGDWRIDVVSILRQPGGAPQIQHFENAVQG